The Nicotiana tabacum cultivar K326 chromosome 1, ASM71507v2, whole genome shotgun sequence genome segment ATGCCTCCATTTTCTCGTTTCTCATATGCCATCCAGTTAGTTTATAATCCCACCGACATGACAGGATAATTTGACTGTTGCCCCTGCTAACAAGAAAAAACACATGCAACCTCATCTCACTGTCCATAAGCACCTGTTTGAAGCTGTGcaagtggtttctgaaaattctgCTGATGTCCCTGTTTAATTCTCTTGAgtcgttgactttatgtaaacgGAAAGCACAGGAAATCCATGTTGCTTTTgaaacagtagtataaggaacttACAAATTTTGATGACACTATTGCGTTTGATCATGATAAATGAACATATAGTTATGGCCTAAATGGTTAGAAAAAAAATGTAGGCTGGTCAACATCAAAGTGGAATACGTAGGCGTTGTCTCCAATTTGAAGATGCTCAACGGAAGATATCACCAACTAGCGTGGGTTTACAGAACGCTTCAGATGTTGTGAGCTGCTCAATACCACCTGTCAGTCCTGCTGTCATAGAGGTCATAGCATCAGGTtcatcaaatagatcatcaactGCAAGCAGTAGGCCATCTACCCAACTGACATCTTCTTCTGACAATTTTGGAAGCTTTGCTGTTAAAGTTCCCAAGCCATCTGGTATTGGCTTGCACTTAAATAGTATAGCTATGCAAGCTGGTTCTCGTGGTTCTCGTGCAACTGTAAGCGTGAAATCAGCTGAGAGGGGTAACTTGAGCATATCTGGGAAGAAGTTGATGTCCATGATGAGCTGTCACCCTTCTGAGAACCTAAAGAGTTGCTCGATATCTTCAAATGTGGTTGGGAGCCATTTGACTATCGGTGACAATGATGGTGAACATGAAAGTTATGGGACGAATGCAGAAAGTGCTGCCTCTTTGCATCTTAATGCTGCAAAACCTTTAAACAACACTGTGCTCTTGAAGCCAACGGAGCATACTATAAGTCACAAAAGGAAGTCTAGCTCCGAATATATCGACAGCCCTATGAACTACAATCAGTCTAGTCCCAAAAAGAAAAGGCAAGCCTGCTTGTTATATCTCCAAATAACTAGCTTAATATGTCCAATTACTTTTTTACAGAATTGTATGTTTGTGTAATTCAGGAAGAAACCCTCAGATGCCTATGATGGTGATGGCTGCAAAAGATGCAATTGTAAGAAGAGTAAATGCTTGAAACTGTAAGTTGTTTAAAATGTTTGCATCGCTGATCTTTAACATCCATTACATGTCTACTGAATTTTGTTTATCTTCAGTTATTGTGATTGCTTTGCCGCTGGAATATATTGTGCGGGGTCTTGTGCTTGTCAAGGTTGCTTCAACAGACTTGAATATGAAGACACGGTTAATGATGTGCGGCAACAAATCCAATCTCGGAATCCCCTGGCATTTTGTCCAAAAATTGTGCAGCATCCCACTGATTCCCCTGCAAGTATTCTTGGGGTATTCAACTCTTCCGAGAGCTTCTTTTATTCAGGAAGCTCAATCTCCTCATAGTTGACATATCTACTTGCAATTTTACAGGCGGAAGGAGCAAGTTTTACGCCTCCCTCTGCAAGGCACAAAAGAGGTTGTAGCTGCAAGAAGTCAATGTGTTTGAAAAAGTACTGCGAGTGCTATCAGGTACATTTCTGTCACATACCATGCATTCTAATTTGCTTTTTCTCAATTATCTAagttgtttttccttcttttatctTAACAGGCTAATGTTGGATGTTCCAGTGGATGCCGTTGTGAAGGATGTAAAAATGTCTATGGTCTAAAGGAAGGTATTAGCAACATAACTTTTCCTGCTAACTTGCTGAGCTAAGAGTGTCTTTCCTACAAGAAAAGAACAGCCCAGCATCTTAAGTAGAACATTATCTTTCCCTATGCTTTTGACTGTCGTTActcgttactcatatttttgttGATGGTTCTTTGTATGTGTTGCAGTGTAGGGATTCCCGTTAGGTACATGAAATAACTAATATTTTAGATATCAAGGGATAATATTAGCAAGTAGGTACCAGACTACTTTCTTTAATGGTAGAATCTATTTCTATCACAATATAATGCTTTGAGGTTTCTGAGATAACTATAGTATTTGACAAATCTAAATGTTTAACATATGCTTTAATGTGCTTGTCTCACATTAAAAATGGTTCATTGTAAAAAATGACCATAGTAGTTAACTCTGAATATAAAATATGTTTTAATGGGCTTGTCTCATAGTAAGTGGTCAATGACTAACAATTGAATTTTTTTGTCTGATGAGAACAAAATATGTTGCTCTAAACTTCCCAAATATGGATAATACCAAATACTTGAGCTTGGCTGGTCTTACCCTTTTCTCATTGATACAAGCCCCTGTCATCAAGTCAGGTCGCTTATATAAGCTTAAACGAAGTCACTCTTTTGTTACTTCAGTCTAAGTAAAATATGTGTGATAATGAACATAGAATGCTGTATGTGATAAAAAGGTGTGTATATCATACGTAGCACAAATATGCAGGCTAAACATGGTGTCCCTCATTTTCTCTTCCTCTCCACTAGTCAGAACTATGAAATGCATATCCTAGACGTTGTATCTCAATGCACTTCGCAGAATTGGGTCTAACTAAGAGATAATTTGGAGTTTCAACTAATTCCATCCATCAAGGAAACAAGTGCAGTCCTATCCCTTGATAAGCCAGTATCACAACTCACAACTATGGTCAACTTGGTGAAGTTGACAACAAATTAAGCTGGTTCTCTTGTAAATTCAGTAATGAAGTTTTGGCTATACTAAAGTTCTTGATGATGTACTAGTTCATTGATGAATCTGATATAACTTAAGTTGGAACAGTTGAAGCATGCTTGCTTTGCCCATATAATCTAATTCTGAAGTTAGAGACATTCATATAGTATTTGCTCTATATTCCTTGGTTTGCAATGTTCCTCACAGTCTGAGCTTAGCttttattctctctctctctctctacctcgatcgagagagagagagagagagagagagagagagagagagagagagagagagagagagagagatattctCTCTCTCTCAGAGAGAGAGTTCTCTTTCTTCAACCCAAAAATGAGTAGCTAAACTTTTAAAATGTGGAGTAACATTCCTTATTCAGACTAAACAAGAGAAAAAGAATTTTTATACTTCTGAAAGATAGTGTTAGTACCGCACCATTCTCCATGTTGACAATGTGTTGTATCGCAGTGATATGAttcctttcaaaaaaaaaaaaaaaagagaaagaatcaCGGTGATGTGATCAAGAGCGCTTGAGCTGccttatattttcttttcttggcCATTATGCTGtccattctttttctttctgttctttatgtttttttctctctttctttttgtgtGTTTAGAATACGGTAAAGATTTGGTGAAAAAACATTGCATCACTGAGAGATTGGAGAAGCCAGTTGAGGAAAAGGTGGAAATGGTGACAGCTACAAGTGGGTTATTGCAAATTGATCCAAGAAATCAATGCAACTTAACTCCTCCGACACCTTCATTCCAGTGCTCAAAGTAAGATCTTTGTGACTTCTATTGCTCCATCGACTACTCAATTGATACGATTTTCTTATTTCTACTTCTGACAAATGATTTTCTTGTTTTCCTTCTTACTATTGATACCTCTATGCAACTCTAGCCGTGGGAAGAATGCATCTAAATCTTGGTTTACTTCTGGAAGATACCTTTCTTCACCTGAATCTGGTCAAGCTATTTATGGGCTGTCCCCAGCATCTCCTACAAGTTCTAAGAATCATGACATAGACCAGGAAACTACTGGTGATATTATGGATCTTGTTACCTTCGATCAGGAGTTTAATTATGGCAATGCAAAATTAGCAAATGAATTCTCACCAGGGTTTCATGTGACTGGCAATACGGATGATCTTTTGGCGCTACCAAAGTCACAAGATTTGGCAAGTAATACAGGTGGTCAACTGATTCCTCAAACTGTCCATTTCCAATCAACGTGGCCGCTATCCTGGCGTGACTCACCGATAACCCCTATGAACCAATTTGATGGGAGTGGGATGAATGCTCTGGAACTACTAAACTCTGATAAGAAGCCATATGCAATGGAAGATGACACACCCGAAATATTAAAGGACTCTTCTATGCCACAAACTGGTGTGAAAGTAAGCTCCCCAAATAAGAAGCGTATTTCTCCACCTAATCGTCATTTGAATGAGCTTGGTTCTAGCTCATCTGGAGGAGGCTTAAAAACTGGCCGGAAGTTCATATTGCGAGCTGTTCCTTCTTTCCCACCACTCACCCCATGTATCGATTCCAAAGATGTTGCCACCCATAGTGTGGACAATTCTCAAAAGGGTAGCAGCGGCAAGTAACGAATACTACAAAACTGCTAGCTAATGAGCTGGGTTAGTTATTTCGCTGTGTACTTTGACGCGCTGAAACTTGAGCAAAATTCTCACTGGAAGGCTTCTTTCTATGGGCGCATAAGCATCAAACTCATGAAGATTAATTAGTCAGAAaactaagtttgtttgataaacGAACAAGAGACACTTCTAAGATATGAACATCCTTGCATGAATAATGTTATCTTAGAGGAAAACCATGGTGCAGCTTGATTTCATAGTCCGCGCTGTGAAGATGGGAGAGAAATCCATAGATTCCTTTGCCTTCATTTAAGGAACTCTATGATCTCCTTTGACATCCTATATTTCAGATAAAAAAATGAACCAAATTTCAGTGTAGTCGCTGCTGCTTATCATGTAGAGGAAATACTCTGTTACTTTGAACTAGAATTCAGGTTCTTTGCTTGGCCTATTTGCTGCCAAGTACAATAATTGCTTTTAGTCGACTCATATATTTGATGGCAAAAGAAGCATTGTTTACAGTTTCCTTCGGtactactccctccgtcccaATATGTGTGAACGTATTTGGATTTACGAAGTCAAACTAGTTGTTATTTGGCCATAATTTTTCATATGCCTTTAAAGTATTTTGAATCATTAATTATTATGACTTATAATACTTATTACATAGTTTatgaatatataaattttattttgaaaaatttcgaaaaattttaTGTTTAAATATTCTGTCAAAAGTAAGAAGTTTGAATCTCAAAACGTAAAAAGTGTTACAACTTGGGTCAGGGGGAGTACTTAATTTTGTATCTCTTGCTTTTCCATATCTCTTGTCAATGGCCTTTCTTCTTTACCCAAAAGCCGTCATTGGTAGCTTAACCTTTAAATGCATAAGACAACTTTTTTATCTTGGACAGTTTTAAACCATTTTACGACTATAATTTTAATAATTTGCCTCATTCTTTTTAATCTTTGTTGCTtgagttcaattttttttttgactcACCGGAACAATTTAGTGATGTACAAATCAAACATCCCAGTTTTTTAAGTTCATATATGTCTAACCAATAGAGCATCTCAAGTTAGGTTCTCTTTTTACTCCTCAACATGAAGGTTACTAGGGCCTTTTTCCCCTTCGGGTAACTTTAAAAAGCGGAAGAAATTCAAAAGGAGATTTTTTTATTCCTCTGCATTTATTACCCTAAATGTTCATGTTTAGTAAATTACCCTACCTacacaagttttgtttacaaaatatatacattccacTTTAAAAGACtcccaatccattattagtgccttcaattaagAGATTTAATCacacccttttcctttttttctcctcTTCTCTTTCCTTATATTTTCACTCATATATCACAATTCGGTGGATCTTACACAATTTTGTTGGGTGTAAACTTTTTGttcaattttttactttttatcttTTGCTCTTCCCTTCAATGAGAGAAGCCATAAACATCAAAACTTAGTAAATATTAGAAACTACTAATACCTATGGAGTGAACAAAATCAGCTGAGAAGGTTAGAAAGGAGCAAAATAACTTGAAGCTTTTGTACCATCAAAATCATAAGCAGTACTTGAAGTACTACTGAGAGGACCTGAAAAGTCAAAACTGTCCCCGACAACTCCTCTCCTATTTTCCTTGAAGCTTTCCCACCTACAAGAACCTATTTGACATAATCTCATGTCCTTATTACTACTCATGTTTAATTTCTTCTGTACTTCCATTTCTCCCCCATGGGTTGTTTGAAACGACGAAAAAGATCGACCGATATAAGGTCCGTCCGGGACCGTCGTAGGCGAGGGCGTATTAGTAATTTTATCTTCATTCAACAACCTAGGTGGCAAGTCTAGGCACCTTGCTACCTTTGACTGATCGCAAATAGATCTAATTGGTTTGCGTGGTGCTTCTTCCCATTGAAATGGGATTGAAACTGAAGGATGAATTGGTGGAGTAGACAGAGGAATATTATTATTTCTTGGCTTGTTTGGGAGTTTGGATAAAGAAAGTTTTGGAGTAGAATTAGAAGCCATTTTACATCATGTAAAATTCTACTAACTTCATAGATGAAAATGGCTTCAGATTCAACCACTTATCTGAAATTGACGCTATTTCTTATTACACAAATacaattttatataattttataaaatatatcttatgtatattttgtatcttatttatacatacaactaattatatattatacaacttatctacaactttcacacattatttctaacCAACTAAGTACAgctacaataacatacaacttaaatacaaaatttacaatatgtcttttgtatattttgtatctgatttatacaaagtaaaaataaatttcatacaactaattatattatacaacttatctacaattttcatacattatttctactaagttatatacaactacaatatcatacaacttaaatataatttttatacaatgttgttcaactttcatacaatagttaaataaataaataaaatatatataaacaacagaatacaatttttctacattttttctacaattttactataatttcgtaaatataatatatatcatgccttcttcttcttcttcttcttcttcttcttcttcttcttcttcttcttcgagtttcaatctaaaattcagccaaaaccaagtctaatcttcaccaaaacccctcaaaattgagatataaactccaaatcatattccaaattatttgcaacaacacccaatctaaataaataataatttttgaaaacccaaattcgaattcaaagcttcaaagctttttaatggttgtcaatggtggaattgctgctctcttttcctttgttttacattactgaaattagggattgagagatagagagagacgtagagagaattcccaATTCTTTGTAACAacatccaattcaaacaaataatattttttgaaaacccaaattctaattcaaagcttcaaagctttttaatggttgtcaatgatgGAATCGTGGGTGGGTACAAAATACGCGTGGGAGGGGGTGGGACGTGGAGAGAGAAACATGGGGGAATGGAAGATATGTTAGAGTaattttaggacactaattattatcattaattaccttaaaatgtacataaatagtaattgggtatataaaatataattatagtaaaacttgaATAGGAAGGATAATATAATTTCATTAGtatataggaatgtaaaaattccattcaaaaatagccagatttacaagtgatcattcaaaaatagtcacagtttcaaaagtaatcaaaatttagccacttttcatgtaaagataaatctgaacgaaaatactgttcaaaatccggaaaaatattccagcataatatactggagttccagtataatataccggtccagcataatatatggagtttggagcaccggtgctccaatgtacaatatattatactggagctaacaaagtataccggtctaacataatatgctggaagttcatacacaggtgcactgaactccagtatattatgctggaccggtctgtgttgcagcaaaatagtggtttcttcattgacttggtaaacgctggctatttttaaatgaccagtccgaagactggctagaccgtgctattccgaaattaaaaaaaataaaccttACAAAGTTTTGACCTTTTTTTGTAATGATCCAGCTGTGATAGACCAAAAATAAGGATTCAAATGTTGTTGGTTGGGTTCGATGTTGAATAAGCTCAGGCGAGGGAGTAACTAATTGTCAAATAAACGGCTGCGATTGATTCTCAATAAATGAGCCACAAGGGCTATGATTGTGCCACGTCGGTCAGTGGTTGTTATAAATAACTTGGACAGGAGAGAGAAGGCAATAAATCTCAAAgttgttttctttccttctgaATTCTCTCTCACTCGATCTCTACCTTCTCATTCTTCCCCATTTCTGgatctcttcttctctttcttctgcAGATCTTCAGTCAGCTATGGAGGATTATCTTGCTCAATAGTTTAGTTAAATTCAGTTTATTTACTTTGTATTTGATATCCATTTTTCcttatataaaaacataaaattttcccaaaaaaaCTTTTTAATTTTGCATTTAACCTTATCAACATAATAATACTAAACCCATCTCAAATTTTCCCACATATTAGTGCTTCACCAGCATTACCAACCTTATCAACATAATAATACTAAACCCATCTCAAAAATACGGAAAGAAGTGCATTACTAGTAACTAGTCCAATATAATGAATGGGTACTCATGACACTAATAAACATGACTATGGAGCGATTCTAAGAGTTCATAAAAAAATACGATAACAAAAAATAAACTCTTCGCCCACGCAAACAAGTGTGAGTCTCACCAGGAACTATCACCTTGTgtgctctaattaacgaaatcctcgctCGTGTCAGCTGCTGTCTTTATAAAAAAATAGTGGGGAGGGAGTCGctaacttagtgagtaataaaacTTAACCACAATCATTTTtaattggggacaagtcagaaaacatgcttgtatattaaacagaaaatattataagaatgccctttccgaAACAATAAACAATAATCAGTCTCATCATGTATTTCCTGTAACAGAAATCAATTTAACATTTCGGTAGTAAACTCGGTAAGCACTGTCTCATATCAAATCTTTATGTTTAGGAGGTTTCCAAGAAAAGATTATGTAATTTGTGTCACTATGTGGACCCCTTTGTAAGAGGAGCCAAATATAATTGcaggtccctactcgagggaaaacagtaactgtatgctagttctaccttcccactagagCGGGCTATAATTGCAATCTGTAATCTGTAAATACAAGGTGCATCTGGTCTAATGAACCTACCGTTAGCTATGGAATCATTCCAGGTCTCCTACCATTTATACTTTTCCTTGTAAACAGTAAATATTCATAGGAAAgcatttttaatatagtatagggcatttcaattcttatcaaatcatgtaatcctATTTTAATAATGGTAATCATATCTCAAGTAACAATAAAATATGTCTAGTAGCCGTGAAAACATTTTAAATAAGTGAAAACATCTCAAATAAACTGTTTagtaccatatcaagtaaaggacttgtcccacatgcaattcCAAACATTCGATAACATATTTTATTGTTCAAAATTATGTATAAACCATGCAGGTTATGAAAACGTAAATTATGATAAGATTACTACTCATAGTATCGTGCAGGAAAACCAAACACGTCACCTCGAGGACTTCGTTCCACTTCTTCAACTACCTACTTGTAATAAAATCAATCTATGTATTAACTTCGTGAATTACCTTTCAAAATATCCTTTGGAAATTATGGAAAGGACGACTACCATTAGATGATGTTATTCGAAGGATGGGATATTTTATGCCTTCAAGATGCTGGTGCTGTGTTAATCCGGAGGAGGAAACAATGGCTCACGTATTTTTCAACTCATTTGCAGCAAGAAAAGTATGGTCCTAATTCTTCTCATTTGCAGGAATATCATTAGATGGACTAAATTTGCACCAAGCCATTGTGAAATGCTGGACTGTGGAGGTAATAACAAGGCTTAAACCAGTTTCCTTAGCTCTACCATGTATCACTGTTTGGGAATTATGGAAACGGAGGAATAGCTATAAGCATGGGGATGCAGTTTCGATCAATAGGGTGGTACATCAAATATGCAGTACAATCCAGTCCTTAATCAAACTAAGAAAACCAGGGATCAGTCGTGTACCTCAGAGATGGCCTGATATGCTGCTCATGATGGAGAGACACAAGCCTAGATTGAAGGTAAATAAAGTTCTGTGGGAATTCCCTATAGCTGGATGGATCAAGATCAATATGGATGGAGCCTCAAGGGGTAATCCAGGTAGGAGCTCGATTGGATTTTGCTTGAGAAATGAATATGGAGATATCATATATGCAAGGAGGAAAGAGATACAGGAGATGACAAACACACAGGCGGAGACAAGGGCAACACTGGAGGCAGTACGTTATTGCACTCAACATGTCATAAAACAAGTTTGGTTGCAAACTGATTCATTACTGCTCAAAAATGTGGTAGAGGGGATCTGGAAACCACCTTGGATTATTGAGGAAGAAGTGGAGGAAATAAAAAGGTTTCTAAGAATGTGCAATGGGAAAATTTCATATATTTATAGAGAAGGAAATAAATTGGGGGACTATTTGGCAAACTATGCTCTTGACATTGGTAATATAGAATGCTATGAATTCCATCAACTAGACACACATGGGAGAAGGCTGGTGAATGTTGATAAACTACAATGTCCCTACTTGAGAGTCAAGGTAGCAAGAAACTAGAAATGGAGAAGATACAATCAGCCAAAGTTAAGAAGAATCTGGGCAGCATGATGGATCAACAACTTAAAATCCAACTAGAGAAATCCTATGGATGGTATTTGCACCATGTGTCCAGTTCCAAGGAAGAGTACTGAAGCTGAGCACAAACATGGAAGCATGGACAAAATTGGACACAAGGAGAAAAGAAAACAGGAGCAGCAGCAGGAGAAAAGAACAAACAGATAGAAAAGGACAATGCCATCACATTTTCCAGCTTTTATGGCAAGAGGCAACAACTCTCAAATGGCTTTCTCACAATATGCAAGGACTGATAACAGTGGTGCAGACATGGAAAGTACGCAAAGTACACAAATGGAAAGACACGGGAGGTCAGAGCTGGGCAGATTTGGTTGCAGCAGACAGTCACAATTTGGTCGTCTTGATACTACTGATTAAGGGATACTGCACAGACACACAAGGGATGATAGGCTATGCAAAGGATCTGGGCTTCTTATTTACTCAGAACTCCATCTTCATGGGAAATCGAAGGCGCAACACTACAGACAATGGCTATATTACTAAAGGGCTAGTTTTAGATGGGAAAGCTTTTGTGATTATGCTCTACTATTGGTTACAATTTCATAGGGTGGTATCAGCATTATATGCTCATTCCCTTGAAGGGGTACCATTAGTAGCTACAAGCATAGAAGATAGGAGCAAAATGGTCAGTGAAGTGATCGAGAAGGAATGGAATTATAACTTGAAGAACGATGAAAAGAGCAGGAGACTACTAGCATGCTGCCACCATCTGGAAAACACCAACAGAATTTTGCTACGTTGGTATGAGCAGCTGAACTGGACAGAAATTACTGGTGGTTTTGAGGCTAATGATCGAGGAACATTAAGCTGGATTGGTTGTTACTGGGCAGTAATATGGCACAACATTAAAGAAGCTTTGAATCAGTGGTGTACATGCAATTGGATTTGGGAACTTGGTATAAACTACTGGAACAAAATGGTGCAACTACGGACATCACAAGACCAAGTTCAGCAGTATCACATCAACATCTCTTGGACATTATTGGTGTTGGAATGCGATAAAGGCTATTATGGCAATCAGAGGATTAGGACAGAACTTTTCAGGGAGTTGAGCTATCTTTGCAGCAACAGCGAAATATGCAAGCATATGGGAATGTCAATTTTGACTGAATTTACAATAGGTTATGATTTCAAGAAACACTGGGCAGTAGCTACCTGTTCCAAGAAGTTGAAGCTGACAACGTGGAGCAAATTTGACACTCATTATGCTCGGCTAGTTTTTAAgttcattaattattttagtttttaggagccaagggtctcctggaaacagcctctctacccttcggggtaggggtaaggtctgcgtacatattaccctccccagaccccacctgtgggattatactgagttgttgttgttgttgttgtaattattTTAGATCAAATGTGATATCAATGTTCAGTTTCAAGCCTAACATTGATAATAGGTTTCA includes the following:
- the LOC107823054 gene encoding CRC domain-containing protein TSO1; this encodes MDSPEPSSKTATINSTINPTHAEDSPVFSYISNLSPIQPVKAAPVVQGFPGLNSPPLLFTSPRVSAHSRLRRSQFPQLSSEVFSGKNEDNNNAITDSDGNGASVSQLRSELSPSVQKVSDNNISVPDESGSLIRCVDEFLVDVSNSESANPSNSTNPSPKVADNIPQSPNSAAESVADFASKDARKDEIPKDAARVVVEQAEEENKGKSSSDQKDNGIYNTSTDSDLPSPDLCTKIEPDLPADNSLHYHCSDRQMAQLSRADHAMLDEASDIQTELLENAHDCRNDNDKINSMSSAPDECIMQHDSQTKAGQHQSGIRRRCLQFEDAQRKISPTSVGLQNASDVVSCSIPPVSPAVIEVIASGSSNRSSTASSRPSTQLTSSSDNFGSFAVKVPKPSGIGLHLNSIAMQAGSRGSRATVSVKSAERGNLSISGKKLMSMMSCHPSENLKSCSISSNVVGSHLTIGDNDGEHESYGTNAESAASLHLNAAKPLNNTVLLKPTEHTISHKRKSSSEYIDSPMNYNQSSPKKKRKKPSDAYDGDGCKRCNCKKSKCLKLYCDCFAAGIYCAGSCACQGCFNRLEYEDTVNDVRQQIQSRNPLAFCPKIVQHPTDSPASILGAEGASFTPPSARHKRGCSCKKSMCLKKYCECYQANVGCSSGCRCEGCKNVYGLKEEYGKDLVKKHCITERLEKPVEEKVEMVTATSGLLQIDPRNQCNLTPPTPSFQCSNRGKNASKSWFTSGRYLSSPESGQAIYGLSPASPTSSKNHDIDQETTGDIMDLVTFDQEFNYGNAKLANEFSPGFHVTGNTDDLLALPKSQDLASNTGGQLIPQTVHFQSTWPLSWRDSPITPMNQFDGSGMNALELLNSDKKPYAMEDDTPEILKDSSMPQTGVKVSSPNKKRISPPNRHLNELGSSSSGGGLKTGRKFILRAVPSFPPLTPCIDSKDVATHSVDNSQKGSSGK